The Siphonobacter curvatus genome includes a window with the following:
- a CDS encoding SusC/RagA family TonB-linked outer membrane protein: MYSRLNQVGPRWLKVASLAAVLGLSEGIPLRTHALPSVTSFRHRAFPIQGRVTDANGEALPGVSVRQKNSTIGTITDANGQFKLDVAQASDVLIFSFVGYSTQEVTVGSQKQLSVQLVSANQELNEVVVVGYAQVKKGAETSAVSIVKGVDLKNQHGVSFSERVQGLTPGLQISSNSGVEGGSVLVRLRGATSINAGNDPLYVIDGVFINSNSLQGVRTGGQTTNPLADINPNDIENIEVLKDANATAVYGARGANGVIIITTKRGSKNGKTKINFSTSVGVAKAPKLWDLTTGPQHAEILNEQWINDGNPAATRPFRPVSEGGQGNPQDQGTYDRLSLVFRTAVQQSNNLSITGGNEKTQFYLGGEVTNQNSILKLQDFQRLGFRVNVDHQINKKLQVGLSTSYSATKRQLARTGDTGGILNTGLHTPTLTPLFAADGSYNRGERFNNPYVLLENSNNYAYGKHLIANAYLKWNLTKDLTFKSSWSLDDNYYNEAVYYNANLTEGRATNGSATNATTLDRTWIAEQLLNYIAPLGEKHFLTVFLGNTLQRNEFQRSTITGTNFPSTQFTTISAAAITTGSTTGITPSGLISYFGGANYSFDSRYSVDLNVRTDASSRFGANNRWGTFPSAGVSWRLGQERFIRENVRFVNDLKLKASIGWTGNQSIPDFASLGLWSGGNNYLDRPGVSPAQLANQNLKWETTRQWNVGLEAALFANRLKFEWDVYNKYTTDLLLQVPIPAKTGFSSSFQNLGEMSNKGFEFQITSVNISSNKLEWTTSFNVAHNVNTIEKLPISFTQYNRDWVRLQEGQPMYSFWLYKQLYVDPQTGNAVYDDSRTKDGKITTDDRQIVGNAWPAYYGGLRNSFRFNSFDFSFFFYFSQGNKVFNMNRYFQEHAGSRGTSWSLLASQMRRWQQPGDVTDIPRVTILPNADGSYNHNFESSRFLEDASFIRLRSVALGYSLPTAILSKVRLQQARLYVNATNLLTFTKYSGPDPEINTAQDYANATVQGLDFSMPPHPRTVEVGLNLTF, encoded by the coding sequence ATGTATTCAAGGTTAAATCAAGTGGGACCTCGCTGGTTGAAGGTAGCCAGTCTGGCGGCGGTACTGGGCCTGAGCGAAGGTATTCCGCTACGGACCCATGCCCTTCCTTCCGTTACCTCGTTTCGTCATCGGGCGTTTCCGATTCAGGGTCGCGTAACCGATGCCAACGGCGAAGCCCTGCCGGGGGTGAGTGTTCGACAGAAAAACTCGACTATCGGTACCATAACTGATGCCAATGGGCAGTTTAAACTGGACGTGGCTCAAGCCAGTGACGTGCTGATTTTCTCCTTTGTTGGCTACAGCACCCAGGAGGTTACGGTTGGGTCTCAAAAACAGCTATCGGTACAGTTGGTATCCGCCAATCAGGAACTCAATGAAGTGGTAGTCGTAGGGTACGCTCAGGTGAAAAAAGGGGCCGAAACAAGTGCGGTCTCCATAGTCAAAGGCGTAGATCTGAAAAACCAGCACGGCGTTAGTTTCAGTGAACGGGTACAGGGTTTGACGCCGGGTTTACAGATTTCTTCCAACTCGGGCGTCGAAGGCGGGAGCGTGCTGGTTCGCCTGCGGGGGGCTACGTCGATCAATGCCGGGAATGATCCGCTCTATGTGATTGACGGGGTATTTATCAACAGCAATTCATTACAGGGCGTACGGACGGGTGGTCAGACCACCAATCCACTGGCCGATATTAATCCCAACGATATTGAAAATATTGAAGTACTTAAGGATGCTAACGCCACGGCCGTATACGGGGCCCGAGGAGCCAATGGGGTAATCATCATTACGACCAAACGGGGTTCCAAAAATGGCAAAACCAAGATCAATTTTTCTACTTCGGTAGGCGTTGCCAAAGCTCCTAAACTCTGGGACCTGACTACGGGTCCGCAGCACGCCGAAATTCTTAACGAGCAGTGGATCAATGATGGTAATCCAGCGGCTACGCGTCCTTTCCGTCCCGTTAGTGAAGGAGGGCAGGGGAACCCACAAGATCAGGGAACGTACGACCGACTGAGTCTGGTGTTTCGAACGGCGGTACAGCAATCCAACAATCTGTCGATTACGGGCGGGAATGAAAAAACGCAGTTCTACCTGGGCGGCGAAGTCACCAATCAGAATTCCATTCTGAAACTACAGGATTTCCAGCGATTGGGATTCCGGGTCAATGTTGACCATCAGATTAATAAGAAACTACAGGTCGGATTAAGTACCTCCTACAGTGCAACGAAGCGGCAATTGGCCCGTACCGGTGACACGGGCGGGATTTTGAATACGGGATTACATACCCCAACGCTCACGCCCCTCTTCGCGGCGGATGGTTCCTATAACCGCGGGGAACGCTTCAACAACCCCTACGTACTCCTGGAAAATTCCAACAACTACGCGTACGGAAAACACCTGATTGCCAATGCATATCTGAAATGGAACCTTACGAAAGATCTCACCTTCAAAAGCTCCTGGAGTCTGGACGACAACTACTACAACGAAGCCGTTTACTACAACGCCAATCTGACGGAAGGAAGAGCTACCAATGGGAGTGCCACCAACGCGACCACGCTCGACCGTACCTGGATTGCCGAACAATTGCTCAATTACATTGCTCCCCTGGGCGAAAAGCATTTCCTGACCGTTTTTCTGGGGAATACACTCCAGAGGAATGAATTTCAACGTTCCACGATTACCGGTACCAACTTTCCCAGTACGCAGTTCACCACCATCTCAGCCGCCGCCATCACGACGGGCAGTACCACCGGCATTACGCCTTCGGGCCTGATTTCGTACTTTGGCGGAGCTAATTATAGTTTCGACAGTCGGTACAGCGTGGATTTAAACGTGCGTACGGATGCTTCCTCCCGCTTCGGGGCCAACAATCGCTGGGGTACTTTTCCTTCAGCAGGGGTGTCCTGGCGGTTAGGACAGGAGCGATTCATTCGGGAGAATGTGCGATTTGTGAATGATCTGAAACTGAAAGCCAGTATTGGTTGGACGGGTAACCAGAGCATCCCCGATTTTGCTTCGCTGGGGCTGTGGTCGGGAGGTAACAACTACCTTGATCGTCCCGGGGTGTCGCCGGCTCAGCTGGCAAACCAGAATTTGAAGTGGGAAACGACTCGCCAGTGGAACGTGGGTTTGGAGGCCGCTTTGTTTGCGAACCGACTGAAGTTTGAATGGGATGTGTACAACAAATACACCACGGATTTGCTGCTGCAGGTACCGATTCCGGCTAAAACGGGCTTTTCATCGTCCTTCCAGAACTTAGGCGAAATGAGTAACAAAGGCTTTGAATTCCAGATTACGTCCGTGAACATTTCCAGTAACAAGCTCGAATGGACGACCAGCTTCAACGTAGCCCACAACGTCAATACCATTGAGAAGCTGCCCATTTCGTTCACGCAGTACAACCGCGACTGGGTACGCCTCCAGGAAGGTCAGCCCATGTATTCGTTCTGGCTGTACAAACAATTGTACGTCGATCCGCAAACGGGCAATGCCGTATATGATGATTCCCGAACGAAGGATGGTAAAATTACTACTGATGACCGCCAGATTGTAGGCAATGCCTGGCCCGCGTACTACGGCGGCTTACGGAACAGTTTCCGTTTCAACAGCTTCGACTTCTCGTTCTTCTTTTACTTCTCGCAGGGAAATAAAGTCTTTAACATGAACCGCTACTTTCAGGAACACGCGGGTTCACGGGGTACGTCCTGGTCCTTGCTCGCCAGCCAGATGCGACGCTGGCAGCAACCTGGTGACGTAACGGACATTCCCCGGGTGACCATTTTACCCAACGCCGACGGTAGCTACAACCATAATTTTGAAAGCAGCCGTTTTCTGGAAGATGCGTCGTTTATCCGTCTACGAAGCGTAGCTCTGGGCTATTCTCTGCCAACCGCCATTTTGTCGAAAGTACGCCTACAACAAGCTCGTCTGTACGTCAACGCTACCAACCTGCTGACCTTCACCAAATACTCGGGACCTGATCCGGAAATCAATACCGCTCAGGATTACGCGAACGCTACCGTTCAGGGCCTTGATTTTTCCATGCCTCCGCACCCCCGTACGGTCGAAGTAGGTTTAAATCTCACGTTTTAA
- a CDS encoding tetratricopeptide repeat protein, translating into MKRSLFALCLLSIPAFSQRVYHDDHHHDPEGRTMNHDHLVHIQEYRKETVYIHNLPAPEIMTGIGTSDLSIQTKNPLTQRYFSQGVALLHSFWDFEAYRAFKEASRQDSTAIMPYWGIYSAIGSMEGDDFAADRIRAVRKLKELKAKANPHERRYAEAVLARDVPGASGKKEYERILELLVHEYPEDVDAKLFLALSKMSGYDLKLNPREGTMYAEYLLRDVLKSHPDNAGAHHYWIHLKENCCPAEALESCEVLPKLGPASSHLVHMPGHVYYKLGEYQKAFDTFKASVAVDSVYMKKQGIQEVDAWNYIHNINYLLANCAEDGRYATALYYAEKLQNMPASKERKRKYEGRFFYQGILAPVKMEICFGYYDRAAKRLQAISPRDSLYSVKAMAYKDGLYYFAAGMDAIRRNKVEEAQKYVDALDATLWRNVNQFNEEDVINTRRVNDLNVASLELQGLIKNAQGHRDEAIALLEKAKIKEEELGYSEPPSYARPVLISLAEVHLQAKHYEHAIHAYEELLKKHPHSANGLWGLYKVYQKKGDAAKAKEYAALLAKTARYGEKSLYPL; encoded by the coding sequence ATGAAACGCTCTTTATTTGCTCTGTGTCTACTTTCTATACCAGCCTTCAGCCAACGTGTGTACCACGATGACCATCATCACGATCCCGAAGGTCGAACGATGAATCACGATCACCTGGTCCATATTCAGGAGTACCGAAAAGAAACAGTATATATTCATAACCTGCCTGCTCCGGAAATTATGACGGGCATTGGGACTTCCGACCTGAGCATTCAAACCAAAAATCCGCTGACCCAACGGTATTTTAGTCAGGGCGTTGCTCTGCTTCACAGCTTTTGGGATTTTGAAGCGTACCGGGCCTTTAAAGAAGCTTCCCGTCAGGACTCCACCGCTATTATGCCGTACTGGGGTATTTACAGTGCCATTGGTTCGATGGAAGGGGATGATTTTGCTGCCGACCGTATCCGGGCGGTGAGAAAACTGAAAGAACTGAAAGCCAAGGCAAATCCGCACGAAAGACGCTACGCGGAGGCCGTCCTGGCCCGCGATGTACCGGGAGCCAGCGGAAAAAAAGAATACGAGCGAATCCTGGAGTTACTCGTTCATGAATACCCGGAAGATGTAGACGCAAAACTCTTTTTAGCCCTGAGCAAAATGAGCGGCTACGATCTGAAACTCAATCCGCGGGAGGGCACGATGTACGCTGAATATCTGCTCCGGGATGTCCTTAAATCCCACCCTGATAATGCCGGAGCCCATCATTACTGGATTCACCTCAAAGAAAATTGTTGCCCGGCCGAAGCCCTCGAAAGCTGCGAAGTACTGCCCAAACTAGGACCCGCCTCGAGTCACTTGGTACACATGCCGGGCCACGTGTACTACAAGCTGGGGGAGTATCAGAAAGCCTTCGATACGTTTAAAGCTTCCGTTGCCGTCGATTCCGTTTACATGAAAAAACAGGGTATTCAGGAAGTCGATGCCTGGAATTATATCCACAATATCAATTACTTACTGGCCAACTGTGCCGAAGACGGACGTTATGCGACGGCCCTATATTACGCCGAGAAACTACAGAATATGCCCGCTTCCAAAGAGCGGAAACGCAAGTACGAAGGCCGGTTTTTCTATCAGGGTATTCTGGCTCCCGTGAAAATGGAAATCTGTTTTGGCTACTACGACCGGGCTGCCAAACGCTTGCAGGCCATTTCACCCCGCGATAGTCTGTATTCGGTGAAAGCAATGGCTTACAAAGACGGGCTATACTACTTCGCGGCGGGTATGGACGCGATACGCCGAAACAAGGTGGAAGAGGCCCAGAAGTACGTCGATGCCCTTGATGCCACGCTGTGGCGGAATGTGAATCAATTTAATGAAGAAGACGTCATCAATACACGCCGGGTAAATGACCTCAACGTGGCTTCACTTGAATTACAGGGGCTCATCAAAAATGCCCAGGGGCATCGGGATGAAGCCATTGCCTTACTCGAAAAAGCAAAAATCAAGGAAGAGGAATTGGGCTACAGCGAACCGCCTTCCTACGCTCGTCCCGTACTGATCAGTCTGGCCGAGGTCCATTTGCAAGCCAAGCACTACGAACACGCGATTCACGCCTATGAGGAATTACTTAAAAAACACCCGCATTCGGCTAATGGCTTGTGGGGTTTGTATAAAGTGTACCAGAAAAAAGGCGACGCGGCGAAAGCCAAAGAATACGCAGCATTACTGGCCAAAACGGCTCGCTACGGTGAGAAAAGTCTGTATCCGCTTTAG
- a CDS encoding RagB/SusD family nutrient uptake outer membrane protein yields MKRKSFLHTSGLVLVALTGLLTTACRSYFLDVEPQQSISDQSVIVDAATAEVALLGVYDKLQSSNYYGGDGYQAAAYLAGGDNLWVGTLNYYSNFITHSYRSDNTLLNNVWSTIYTAVNGANNVIDKVEKLDNRVITEAVRKQYIGEAYVLRSLALFDLARAWGNVPIILKPTTSPNDFDGIKQSTQKDVYRQVLADLTTAENLLPARVDRNRVTLNTVYALKARVHLYNGDFQEAETYASKLIADSNYELVSWATILNGKNTKESIFELAYSTADRSAHYGSWSNDGYRNQFCPGPDIYALLQNPATGGERKQLIKDISTPAIRNYFVQLLYWRSTSDNPTYLFRIAEQYLIRSEARIKKATPDVAGALADLNAVRARSKVAALTVTTATELALALENERRVEFAFEPHRWFDLVRTNRAATVLGVTDANKWIFPIPYNDLAADKDLVQNPGY; encoded by the coding sequence ATGAAAAGAAAATCCTTTTTACATACCTCAGGTTTGGTACTGGTAGCTCTGACGGGCCTGCTGACGACTGCCTGCCGATCTTATTTTCTGGACGTAGAACCGCAGCAAAGCATTTCGGATCAGTCGGTTATTGTTGATGCAGCGACGGCGGAAGTTGCCCTGCTGGGCGTGTACGACAAGCTACAGTCGAGCAATTACTACGGCGGCGACGGCTACCAGGCCGCCGCGTATCTGGCGGGTGGCGATAACCTGTGGGTCGGTACACTAAATTATTACAGCAACTTCATCACGCATTCGTACCGTTCGGACAATACATTGCTCAACAACGTCTGGTCCACGATTTATACGGCGGTCAACGGAGCGAACAATGTAATCGACAAAGTAGAGAAGCTGGATAACCGGGTCATTACCGAAGCCGTACGCAAACAGTACATTGGCGAAGCGTATGTCCTGCGTTCTCTGGCTTTGTTCGACTTGGCCCGGGCCTGGGGCAATGTACCGATCATTTTAAAACCGACGACTTCGCCCAACGATTTCGATGGCATTAAACAAAGTACGCAAAAGGACGTATACCGGCAGGTACTGGCCGATCTGACCACCGCCGAAAACCTTCTGCCCGCCCGCGTGGACCGCAACCGCGTGACCCTGAACACGGTTTACGCCCTGAAGGCTCGTGTGCATTTGTACAACGGTGATTTTCAGGAAGCGGAAACCTACGCATCCAAACTGATTGCGGATAGCAATTATGAACTGGTAAGCTGGGCTACGATCCTGAACGGAAAAAACACCAAAGAATCCATTTTCGAGCTGGCGTACAGTACCGCCGACCGTAGTGCTCACTACGGTTCCTGGTCGAACGATGGGTACCGGAATCAGTTCTGCCCCGGTCCTGACATCTACGCTTTGCTGCAAAATCCAGCGACGGGCGGGGAACGGAAACAGCTCATCAAGGATATTTCTACACCAGCTATTCGCAATTACTTCGTACAATTGCTGTACTGGCGATCTACGTCCGACAATCCGACGTACCTGTTCCGAATCGCTGAACAGTATCTGATCCGTTCGGAAGCCCGTATCAAAAAAGCAACGCCCGACGTCGCGGGTGCTCTGGCCGATCTGAACGCGGTACGGGCTCGCTCGAAAGTGGCGGCGTTGACGGTGACTACGGCAACGGAACTGGCACTGGCTCTGGAGAACGAACGGCGGGTAGAATTTGCCTTTGAACCGCACCGCTGGTTTGATCTGGTACGAACCAACCGGGCGGCAACAGTACTCGGTGTAACGGATGCCAATAAATGGATTTTTCCCATTCCGTACAATGATTTAGCCGCTGATAAGGATTTAGTGCAAAATCCGGGATATTAA
- a CDS encoding Rossmann-fold NAD(P)-binding domain-containing protein — protein sequence MKIKAIITGATGMVGEGVLFECLKHPDVEQVLVINRKPGGLSHPKLKEIIHKDFFNLQPIASQLAGFNACYFCLGVSSVGMSQEEYRRTTYDLTLHFAQTVAQYNSDLTFCYVTGAGTNEQGRIAWARVKGATESALMRLFPKAYMFRPGFMKAVPGQKNVKSFYKWIAWVYPLGRALFPGGFCTLEEVGQAMIHAAQKGYPKAVLEVKDIVTLART from the coding sequence ATGAAAATCAAAGCAATCATTACTGGAGCTACGGGTATGGTAGGCGAAGGGGTACTGTTCGAATGCCTGAAGCATCCCGACGTTGAGCAGGTGCTGGTGATCAACCGGAAGCCAGGGGGCTTATCCCATCCTAAACTGAAAGAAATCATCCATAAGGATTTCTTCAATCTGCAACCCATTGCTTCGCAACTGGCCGGTTTCAATGCCTGTTATTTCTGTCTAGGCGTATCGTCGGTCGGTATGAGTCAGGAAGAGTACAGGCGAACTACTTACGATCTGACGCTCCATTTCGCCCAGACGGTCGCTCAATACAATTCGGATCTGACCTTTTGTTACGTTACCGGGGCGGGAACAAATGAGCAGGGTCGCATCGCCTGGGCTCGGGTGAAGGGAGCCACCGAAAGTGCCTTAATGCGTTTGTTTCCCAAAGCATATATGTTTCGTCCTGGTTTTATGAAAGCGGTGCCCGGCCAGAAAAATGTAAAAAGTTTTTATAAATGGATTGCCTGGGTCTACCCGCTGGGGCGAGCCCTGTTTCCCGGGGGCTTCTGTACGCTGGAAGAAGTAGGGCAGGCCATGATTCACGCCGCTCAAAAAGGTTATCCCAAGGCAGTACTGGAAGTGAAAGACATCGTAACACTGGCACGAACGTAA
- a CDS encoding TlpA disulfide reductase family protein, producing MNLLKSLTLAVSLGLATLAQAQTPVTLTGTVAGVNTGKVYLQRFHNKMFFTVEAVPVKDGKFQIQRKLKLPEVYALTLDTTRGNQFLFLDAGDTQVAIQLDSAQYYRNTKINGSQGQDLLASFRQGKEGEIQAFISKHPTSIVPTYILYREYSYRLTPDEIEKNVALLDASLQKTPYVQTLKQLVTTLRSVQVGEKAKDFQANTPDGKPLRLSSLYGKSYVLIDFWAAWCGPCRRENPNLVKTYNQYKDQGFTILGVSLDKTKEAWLKAIEKDQLTWPQVTDLAYWNSAPAQLYGVRAIPSNVLLDAEGRIVARNLRGEELAAKLEDLYRKSAANK from the coding sequence ATGAATCTGCTCAAATCTTTAACACTCGCGGTAAGCCTCGGTCTGGCTACGCTCGCTCAGGCTCAAACACCTGTTACCCTCACCGGAACCGTAGCCGGCGTGAACACGGGCAAGGTGTATTTGCAACGCTTTCACAACAAAATGTTCTTTACGGTGGAGGCCGTACCCGTCAAAGATGGGAAATTTCAGATTCAGCGAAAATTGAAGCTACCAGAAGTGTACGCACTGACGCTGGATACGACCCGGGGCAATCAATTCCTGTTTCTGGATGCCGGCGATACGCAAGTGGCGATCCAGCTGGATAGTGCTCAATATTACCGGAATACGAAAATAAACGGCTCGCAGGGACAGGATTTATTAGCCAGCTTTCGGCAGGGGAAAGAAGGTGAAATTCAGGCCTTTATCTCGAAACACCCGACATCCATTGTTCCGACTTATATTCTTTACCGTGAATATTCCTATCGTCTGACACCGGATGAAATTGAAAAAAATGTAGCTCTATTGGACGCATCCTTACAGAAAACACCCTACGTACAAACGCTTAAACAGCTCGTTACTACGTTGCGGAGCGTGCAGGTAGGAGAAAAAGCGAAGGACTTTCAGGCGAATACGCCCGACGGTAAACCGCTGCGTTTGTCGAGCTTGTACGGTAAGAGTTACGTATTGATCGACTTTTGGGCGGCCTGGTGCGGTCCCTGCCGTCGGGAAAATCCCAATCTGGTAAAAACCTATAATCAGTACAAGGATCAGGGCTTCACGATTCTGGGCGTATCCCTCGACAAAACAAAAGAAGCCTGGCTGAAAGCTATTGAAAAAGATCAATTGACCTGGCCTCAGGTTACGGATCTGGCGTACTGGAATAGTGCTCCGGCTCAACTCTACGGGGTACGGGCAATTCCCTCGAACGTTTTACTGGATGCGGAAGGGCGGATTGTGGCCCGTAACTTACGGGGTGAAGAACTGGCGGCCAAGCTGGAAGATTTGTATCGAAAGTCAGCGGCTAACAAGTAA